In one Lycorma delicatula isolate Av1 chromosome 5, ASM4794821v1, whole genome shotgun sequence genomic region, the following are encoded:
- the LOC142324564 gene encoding phosphoinositide 3-kinase regulatory subunit 4-like: MDIFSAGCALAELFSDGHPPFDFSQLLAYRCREYSVDKHLEKVEDEGARSLFSRMITDQLFRRYLI, encoded by the exons ATGGATATCTTTTCTGCTgg ATGTGCTCTTGCTGAACTTTTCTCTGATGGTCACCCACCATTTGACTTCTCACAACTTCTAGCTTACAGATGTCGTGAATATAGTGTTGACAAACACTTGGAAAAAGTAGAAGATGAAGGAGCTCGG aGTCTGTTCAGCAGAATGATTACAGACCAACTGTTCAggagatatttaatttaa
- the LOC142325489 gene encoding large ribosomal subunit protein P2-like: MRYVAAYLLAALGGKDAPTTSDIEKILSSVGIECDSEKLKLVVNQMKGKSVDELITQGKEKLASMPVGGGAAVAVAAAGGGPAPAAAAAAEKKEEKKPEKEESDQSDDDMGFGLFD, translated from the exons ATGCGTTACGTGGCCGCTTACTTACTTGCTGCCCTTGGCGGAAAAGATGCCCCTACCACCAGCGACATTGAAAAAATCCTTAGTTCAGTTGGTATTGAATGCGACAGTGAAAAGTTAAAACTGGTGGTTAACCAAATGAAAGGAAAATCAGTTGATGAACTGATAACACAAG gcAAAGAAAAACTAGCCTCAATGCCTGTTGGTGGTGGTGCAGCTGTAGCAGTTGCAGCTGCTGGAGGTGGTCCTGCTCCAGCTGCAGCTGCTGCTGCAGAAAAGAAAGAGGAGAAGAAGCCAGAAAAAGAAGAATCTGACCAATCTGATGATGACATGGGATTTGGTCTTTTtgattaa
- the LOC142325488 gene encoding rhotekin-like encodes MTLIGLERWNSRLPNQLICKDAFTRPPSNEIPSDFVFQLEVYSHILRDDLSIASTPRKVKKTVHSSISRTVGKKLAASLRDELNTGKIGPHFELMASARLTLDDIHDSIRTHDLKLENTEVRSHQLPLFGHFCCRLAAQPNCISQPVLSGPLTLPHLLRPRPSWAQLQAFTLHFWKDREAWLEAADPLTSIAVDRTTVIRSSKSSQIDLEIVNEVEGKNIVALVRASSLEERDQWLRHLLHHTFDHKRWKGAAEQVMEIQTPGSGRQVFTRPIRQGSLYDETPLIESVQQNDYRPTVQEIFNLTPSTSLSSCSSSSPTFRERSLSSSGSSKSRSHWPFSRNGND; translated from the exons atgactttaataggacttgaacgttggaactctcgacttccaaatcagctgatttgtaaagaTGCGTTCACTAGACCACCCAG caaTGAAATACCGAGtgattttgtttttcaacttGAAGTTTATAGCCATATTTTACGTGATGACCTCAGCATTGCTAGTACACCACGCAAGGTTAAAAAGACAGTTCATTCATCCATTAGTAGAACTGTTGGAAAAAAATTAGCTGCTTCTTTAAGAGATGAACTTAATACTggtaaaat aggTCCACATTTTGAGCTGATGGCTTCAGCTCGACTTACGTTGGATGATATTCATGATAGTATCCGTACTCATGATCTAAAACTGGAAAATACTg AAGTGCGCAGTCATCAGCTGCCCTTATTTGGTCACTTCTGCTGTCGATTGGCAGCCCAACCAAATTGTATATCACAACCAGTGCTGTCAGGTCCATTAACTCTACCACACCTACTACGGCCTCGACCATCTTGGGCACAGCTGCAGGCTTTCACGTTGCACTTCTGGAAAGATAGAGAAGCATGGCTAGAAGCAGCTGATCCTCTTACCTCAATTGCTGTAGATAGA ACAACTGTGATAAGGAGCAGCAAATCTTCCCAAATTGATTTAGAAATTGTTAATGAGGTTGAAGGTAAAAATATTGTAGCGCTAGTTCGAGCTTCTAGCCTAGAAGAAAGAGATCAATGGCTTAGGCATTTGCTACATCATACATTTGATCATAAACG ATGGAAAGGAGCAGCTGAACAAGTAATGGAAATACAAACTCCAGGATCAGGGAGACAAGTATTTACACGACCTATCAGGCAGGGATCCTTGTATGATGAAACTCCTCTCATTG aGTCTGTTCAGCAGAATGATTACAGACCAACTGTTCAggagatatttaatttaactcCATCGACGAGTCTTAGTTCCTGTTCCTCATCATCTCCCACATTCCGGGAGCGTTCTTTAAGCTCTAGTGGAAGCAGTAAATCACGATCACACTGGCCATTCTCTAGGAATGGCAATgactaa